One genomic window of Cricetulus griseus strain 17A/GY chromosome 3, alternate assembly CriGri-PICRH-1.0, whole genome shotgun sequence includes the following:
- the Vwa2 gene encoding von Willebrand factor A domain-containing protein 2 isoform X2 has product MPPFLSLPAVCLLLFSTVSPSIPLQEVHVSRETIGKIAVASKMMWCSAAADILFLLDGSHSIGKGSFERAKRFAIAVCDALDISPGRVRVGALQFGSTPHLEFPLDSFSTRQEVKTNIKRIAFKGGRTETGLALKHLRRGFPGGRNGTVPQLLIVITDGKSQGPVALPAKQLRESGIVVFAVGVRFPRWDELLTLASEPKQQHVLLAEQVEDATNGLLSTLSSSALCISADPDCRVEAYPCERKTLETVRELAGNALCWRGSRQADGVLAARCPFYSWKRVLQTHPATCYRTICPGPCDSQPCQNGGTCIPEGVDRYHCLCPLAFGGEVNCAPKLSLECRIDVLFLLDSSAGTTLEGFRRAKTFVKRFVQAVLTEDSRARVGVASYSRDLKVAVPVGEYQDIPDLVRSLDRVPFSGGPTLTGSALLQVAEHGFGSASRTGQDRPHRAVVLLTESHSQDEVAGPAAHARTRELLLLGVGSEMVQADLELITGSRKHVLVYTDPGDLLGQTPELQRRLCSQPRPGCQAQSLDLVFLLDASASVGPENFAQMQTFVRKCTLRFDVNPDVTQVGLVVYGSQVQTAFGLDTHPTRPAVLRAMSQAPYLGGVGSAGTALLHIDDKVMTVQRGARPGVPKAVVMLTGGSGAEDAAVPAQKLRNNGISVLVVSVGAVLRETVRRLAGPRDSLIHVAAYSDLRYHQDTLIEWICREAKRPVNLCKPSPCMNEGICVLKHGSYRCECLGGWEGPHCENRVLRGDALMAHSFQQEPAGRQQPSPSQQAPGHLRI; this is encoded by the exons AtgcctccatttctgtctctgccaGCTGTctgccttctcctcttctccacaG TGTCCCCGTCCATCCCTCTTCAGGAAGTCCATGTCAGCCGGGAAACCATTGGGAAGATCGCAGTGGCCAGCAAAA TGATGTGGTGCTCTGCGGCGGCCGACATCCTCTTTCTGTTAGATGGCTCTCACAGCATCGGGAAAGGGAGCTTTGAGAGAGCCAAGCGCTTTGCCATCGCTGTCTGTGATGCTCTGGACATCAGCCCTGGGAGG GTCAGAGTGGGAGCCTTGCAGTTTGGTTCCACTCCTCATCTGGAATTCCCGTTGGACTCCTTTTCAACCCGACAGGAAGTGAAGACAAACATCAAGAGGATAGCTTTCAA AGGTGGACGCACAGAGACAGGCCTTGCTCTGAAACACCTGCGTAGAGGGTTCCCAGGAGGCAGAAATGGTACTGTGCCCCAGCTCCTTATCGTCATCACGGATGGCAAGTCCCAGGGCCCCGTGGCTCTGCCGGCTAAGCAGCTGAGAGAAAGTGGCATCGTTGTGTTTGCCGTTGGGGTCCGCTTTCCCAG GTGGGACGAGCTGCTCACACTCGCCAGTGAGCCAAAGCAGCAGCATGTGCTGTTGGCTGAGCAAGTGGAGGATGCCACCAACGGCCTGCTCAGCACCCTGAGCAGCTCAGCACTCTGCATCTCTGCTGACCCAG ATTGCAGGGTGGAAGCTTACCCGTGTGAGCGCAAGACACTGGAGACCGTCAGGGAACTCGCTGGCAATGCCCTGTGCTGGAGGGGATCAAGGCAGGCGGACGGTGTGCTGGCTGCGCGCTGTCCCTTCTACAG CTGGAAGAGAGTGTTGCAAACACACCCTGCCACCTGCTACAGGACCATCTGTCCAG GCCCCTGTGACTCCCAGCCCTGCCAAAATGGAGGCACATGCATTCCAGAGGGTGTGGATAGATACCACTGCCTCTGCCCGCTGGCGTTCGGAGGGGAAGTCAACTGCG CCCCGAAGCTGAGCCTGGAATGCAGGATTGatgtcctcttcctcctggaCAGTTCCGCAGGCACCACTCTGGAGGGCTTCCGGCGGGCCAAGACCTTTGTGAAACGTTTCGTGCAGGCCGTGCTGACTGAGGACTCTCGGGCCCGCGTTGGGGTGGCCAGTTACAGCAGGGATCTGAAGGTGGCCGTGCCTGTCGGGGAGTACCAGGATATTCCAGATCTGGTCAGGAGCCTTGACCGCGTTCCCTTCAGTGGTGGCCCAACCCTGACCGGCAGTGCCTTGCTACAGGTAGCAGAGCATGGTTTTGGGAGTGCCAGCAGGACAGGCCAGGACAGGCCACACAGAGCAGTGGTTCTGCTTACTGAATCCCACTCCCAGGATGAGGTGGCTGGGCCAGCAGCTCATGCAAGGACTCGGGAGCTGCTCCTCCTGGGTGTGGGCAGTGAGATGGTGCAGGCAGACCTGGAGTTGATCACAGGTAGCCGGAAGCATGTGCTGGTCTACACGGACCCTGGGGACCTACTCGGCCAAACCCCGGAGCTGCAGAGGAGGCTGTGCAGCCAGCCGCGGCCAG GCTGCCAAGCACAGTCACTGGACCTGGTGTTCCTGCTGGACGCCTCCGCCTCAGTGGGACCGGAGAACTTCGCTCAGATGCAGACCTTCGTCAGGAAATGTACCCTCCGCTTTGACGTGAACCCTGATGTCACACAGGTTGGCCTGGTGGTATATGGCAGCCAGGTGCAGACAGCTTTTGGGCTGGACACCCACCCAACCCGTCCTGCTGTGCTGCGGGCCATGAGCCAGGCTCCCTACCTAGGGGGTGTGGGCTCTGCTGGCACAGCCTTGCTGCACATTGATGACAAGGTGATGACTGTCCAGAGGGGTGCCCGCCCTGGTGTCCCCAAGGCTGTCGTCATGCTCACAGGCGGTAGTGGGGCAGAAGACGCAGCCGTCCCTGCCCAGAAGCTGAGAAACAATGGCATCTCAGTCTTGGTTGTGAGCGTGGGGGCTGTTCTCAGGGAAACAGTGCGGAGGCTTGCTGGTCCCCGGGACTCCCTGATCCATGTGGCAGCTTACTCAGACCTACGGTACCACCAGGACACGCTCATTGAGTGGATATGTAGAG